One genomic region from Solwaraspora sp. WMMD792 encodes:
- the glnA gene encoding type I glutamate--ammonia ligase, whose protein sequence is MDRQQEFVLRTLEERDIRFVRLWFTDVLGTLKSVSVAPAELEAAFEEGIGFDGSAIEGFARVFESDMVAMPDPTTFQVFPFEGGVSGESARMFCDILLPDGTPSWADPRHVLRRALSRAADKGFTFYTHPEIEFFLLENSPADGSTPVPVDSGGYFDHTTHAVARDFRRQAVLALERIGISVEFSHHEVAPGQQEIDLRYADALTTADNIMTFRHVVKEVALSHGVAATFMPKPFTDQPGSGMHTHLSLFEGERNAFHDAGDPMKISKVAKAFIAGLLVHAREYTAVTNQWVNSYKRLFPQALPDRITESPAYVCWGHLNRSALVRVPAYGKPNSARVEVRSLDSATNPYLAFAVMLGAGLKGIEEGYELPPGSEDDVSALSAAERKAMGYESLPENLSEAIEVMASSELIAEVLGEHVFDFFLRNKRSEWEQYRREVTPYERRRYLGAL, encoded by the coding sequence GTGGACCGTCAGCAGGAGTTCGTGCTCCGTACTCTGGAAGAGCGCGACATCCGTTTCGTTCGGTTGTGGTTCACCGACGTGCTCGGCACGCTCAAGAGCGTCTCGGTCGCGCCGGCTGAGCTTGAGGCAGCATTCGAAGAAGGCATCGGCTTCGATGGCTCCGCCATCGAAGGGTTCGCCCGGGTCTTCGAGTCCGACATGGTCGCCATGCCGGATCCCACCACATTTCAGGTTTTCCCGTTCGAGGGCGGCGTCAGCGGCGAGAGCGCCCGGATGTTCTGCGACATCCTGCTGCCCGACGGTACGCCGTCCTGGGCCGATCCCCGGCACGTGCTGCGCCGGGCGTTGTCCCGGGCCGCGGACAAGGGCTTCACCTTCTACACCCATCCCGAGATCGAGTTCTTCCTGCTGGAGAACAGCCCGGCCGACGGGTCCACCCCGGTGCCGGTCGACTCCGGCGGCTACTTCGACCACACCACCCACGCGGTGGCCCGTGACTTCCGCCGCCAGGCGGTGCTCGCCCTGGAGCGGATCGGCATCTCGGTCGAGTTCAGCCACCACGAGGTGGCCCCCGGTCAGCAGGAGATCGACCTGCGCTACGCCGACGCGTTGACCACCGCCGACAACATCATGACCTTCCGGCACGTGGTCAAGGAGGTCGCCCTGTCGCACGGCGTCGCGGCGACCTTCATGCCCAAGCCCTTCACCGACCAGCCGGGCAGCGGGATGCACACCCACCTGTCGCTGTTCGAGGGCGAGCGCAACGCCTTCCACGACGCCGGTGACCCGATGAAGATCTCCAAGGTCGCCAAGGCGTTCATCGCCGGGCTCCTGGTGCACGCCCGCGAGTACACCGCGGTCACCAACCAGTGGGTCAACTCCTACAAGCGGCTGTTCCCGCAGGCGCTGCCGGACCGGATCACCGAGTCCCCGGCGTACGTGTGCTGGGGGCACCTGAACCGGTCCGCGCTGGTGCGGGTCCCCGCGTACGGCAAGCCGAACTCGGCCCGGGTCGAGGTCCGCTCGCTGGACTCGGCGACCAACCCGTACCTGGCTTTCGCGGTGATGCTCGGCGCCGGTCTCAAGGGCATCGAGGAGGGCTACGAGCTGCCGCCGGGCTCCGAGGACGACGTGTCGGCGCTGTCCGCCGCCGAGCGCAAGGCGATGGGGTACGAGTCGCTGCCGGAGAACCTCTCCGAGGCCATCGAGGTGATGGCCAGCTCGGAGCTGATCGCCGAGGTGCTCGGTGAGCACGTCTTCGACTTCTTCCTGCGCAACAAGCGCTCCGAGTGGGAGCAGTACCGCCGCGAGGTCACCCCGTACGAGCGTCGCCGCTACCTCGGCGCGCTCTGA
- a CDS encoding NAD+ synthase, producing the protein MPTLRIALAQVNPTVGDLPGNARLVRDYTRTAVDAGGQLVVFPEMMLTGYPVEDLVFRESFVAAARSGVGQLAADLAADGFGDVPVLVGYLDADGPAAISAEADPGRGPRNALAVLHGGTVAATYFKHHLPNYGVFDEDRYFVPGTALTVVRVGGVDVALTICEDLWQAGGPFTAARRAGVGLVVTVNGSPYELDKDDARLPLVRRRAAEAGATVAYVNLVGGQDELVFDGDSMIVAADGTLLARAPQFVEHLLLHDLTLPDADAPAQDPAATPEAADATATPETPDGPDRMTVDRVVVGDRSADPTGGPVSGGVAEPLPAEAEIWSALVLGLRDYVRKNGFSSVVLGLSGGIDSAVVAAIAVDALGPDRVVGVSLPSQFSSEHSRSDAAELAKRTGLDYRIEPIQPMVDPFLANISLSGLAVENLQARVRGVILMALSNQEGHLVLTTGNKSELAVGYSTLYGDSVGGFNPIKDVWKSLVWTLARWRNDDAVRRGEEPPIPENSIAKPPSAELRPGQLDTDSLPDYALLDGVLTGYIDGDAGRDDLVAAGHDPALVDRVLRMVDLAEYKRRQSAPGTKISIKAFGRDRRLPITNRWREPGDG; encoded by the coding sequence ATGCCGACGCTGCGCATCGCCCTCGCCCAGGTCAACCCCACCGTTGGCGATCTACCGGGCAACGCCCGGCTGGTCCGCGACTACACCCGTACGGCGGTGGACGCCGGCGGGCAACTGGTCGTGTTCCCGGAGATGATGCTCACCGGCTACCCGGTGGAGGACCTGGTGTTCCGGGAGTCGTTCGTCGCCGCCGCCCGGTCCGGCGTCGGGCAACTCGCCGCCGACCTGGCCGCCGACGGGTTCGGCGACGTACCTGTGCTGGTCGGCTACCTCGACGCCGACGGGCCGGCCGCGATCAGCGCCGAGGCCGACCCGGGCCGGGGTCCGCGCAACGCCCTCGCCGTGTTGCACGGCGGCACCGTGGCGGCCACCTACTTCAAACACCACCTGCCCAACTACGGCGTCTTCGACGAGGACCGCTACTTCGTGCCGGGCACCGCGTTGACCGTCGTACGCGTCGGCGGGGTCGACGTGGCGTTGACCATCTGCGAGGACCTGTGGCAGGCCGGCGGGCCGTTCACCGCCGCCCGCCGCGCCGGCGTCGGCCTGGTCGTCACGGTCAACGGGTCGCCGTACGAGTTGGACAAGGACGACGCCCGGCTGCCACTGGTGCGGCGGCGGGCCGCCGAGGCCGGTGCCACCGTGGCGTACGTCAACCTGGTCGGCGGGCAGGACGAGCTGGTCTTCGACGGCGACTCGATGATCGTCGCCGCAGACGGCACGCTGCTGGCCCGCGCGCCGCAGTTCGTCGAGCATCTGCTGCTGCACGACCTGACGCTGCCGGACGCGGACGCCCCGGCGCAGGACCCCGCCGCGACCCCGGAAGCCGCCGACGCGACGGCCACCCCGGAGACCCCGGACGGCCCGGACCGGATGACCGTCGACCGGGTGGTGGTCGGTGACCGGTCGGCCGACCCGACGGGCGGGCCGGTCAGCGGCGGGGTCGCCGAGCCGCTGCCGGCCGAGGCGGAGATCTGGTCGGCGCTGGTGCTCGGGCTGCGCGACTACGTCCGCAAGAACGGCTTCTCCTCGGTGGTGCTGGGGCTGTCCGGCGGGATCGACTCGGCGGTGGTGGCCGCGATCGCGGTGGACGCGCTCGGCCCGGACCGGGTCGTCGGCGTCTCGCTGCCCAGTCAGTTCTCCTCCGAACACTCCCGGTCCGACGCCGCCGAGCTGGCCAAACGGACCGGCCTGGACTACCGGATCGAGCCGATCCAACCGATGGTCGACCCGTTCCTGGCCAACATCTCGCTCTCCGGGCTGGCCGTGGAGAACCTGCAGGCCCGGGTGCGCGGGGTGATCCTGATGGCGCTGTCCAACCAGGAGGGCCACCTGGTGCTGACCACCGGCAACAAGAGCGAACTGGCGGTCGGCTACTCCACCCTGTACGGCGACTCGGTCGGCGGCTTCAACCCGATCAAGGACGTCTGGAAGTCGCTGGTGTGGACGCTGGCCCGGTGGCGCAACGACGACGCCGTGCGGCGCGGCGAGGAGCCGCCGATCCCGGAAAACTCGATCGCCAAGCCACCCAGCGCGGAGCTGCGACCCGGCCAGCTCGACACCGACTCGCTGCCCGACTACGCACTGCTCGACGGGGTGCTCACCGGCTACATCGACGGCGATGCCGGCCGCGACGACCTGGTCGCCGCCGGGCACGATCCGGCGCTGGTCGACCGGGTGCTGCGAATGGTGGACCTGGCCGAGTACAAGCGGCGGCAGTCGGCGCCCGGCACCAAGATATCGATCAAGGCGTTCGGCCGTGATCGACGGCTGCCGATCACCAACCGGTGGCGGGAGCCCGGCGACGGATGA